The Gossypium arboreum isolate Shixiya-1 chromosome 4, ASM2569848v2, whole genome shotgun sequence DNA segment TACAAGCAAAAGAAAGCGGATGACTGTTATTGTAAGGGATGAAGAAGGGCAAATTCTTCTCCTGTGTAAAGGTGCTGACAGGTTAGTCTCTATGTTGTCCTTTGACCTCATCATCAGGGAATTCACATGGTAGCCTACACGAATGTGTTCCTTCAATGGTATGATGGCTTGTTCCTCTTTTTGGCACAGCATTATTTTCGATCGGTTGGCAAAGGATGGAAAATTGTATCTGGAAGATACCACTAGGCATTTGAATGAGTATGGAGAAGCTGGATTGCGTACATTGGCACTGGCTTATAGAAAGCTCGAGGAGTCTGAGTATACTGCTTGGAACAATGAATTTCAGAAAGCAAAAACATCTATTGGGGCTGATAGAGATGCAAATCTTGAAAATGCTGCAGAGATGATGGAGAGGGATTTGTTTCTCGTTGGTGCTACTGCCGTGGAGGACAAACTGCAGAAGGGGGTATGTGTTATTACCCTTGTTTGGTTTCTCTAACACACTTGTCGTTTGGTGTATTTCATTTTCAACCTGGTATCATTTCAGGTGCCCCAATGTATCGATAAACTAGCACAAGCCGGTTTGAAGCTCTGGGTTTTGACAGGGGATAAGATGGAAACTGCTATAAATATAGGGTTTGTCTCCTGCCATTTCTCTCGTTATTTTCATCCACTAATGGTAACCTGAAAGGTGTAAAGATGTTCCATGATAGCTATTTAGTGAAATTTTCTCTTTGTGATGCAGGTTTGCTTGCAGTCTGCTAAGACAAGGCATGAAGCAAATCTGTATTACAGAAAGTGGTTCAGAGGACAAACAGGTATGTATTTCTCTTGACAGGAAATTTTCTTTTGGAAATTGATTTCATTAGATGTTAGACTTTGTTGCCCTTTTGTTACTCATCAGGAAGTCAAGGAGGACATATTGAAGCAGATCACCAATGGTTTAGAAATGATCAAACAAGAAAATGATCCACATGCTGCCTTTGCATTAATCATTGACGGAAAGACTCTTGCATATGCCTTGGAAGATGATATGAAACTTAAATTCTTAGGCTTGGCGGTTGAATGTGCATCTGTAATATGCTGTCGTGTGTCTCCAAAGCAGAAGGCACTAGTAAGAATTTTCTATGTTTCTAATGGATTAAATCGGGTGATATTCCTGAAAGTGAAGATCTTATTGTCTATTCTCGGTGATTTTTTTTTCCTTGGCACCAGGTAACAAGATTAGTAAAACAAGGAACTGGGAAAACCACCTTAGCAATTGGTGATGGTGCAAATGATGTTGGAATGATTCAAGAGGCTGATATTGGAGTTGGTATCAGTGGTGTGGAAGGTATGCAGGTTGGTAACATCTTCTTACATCCTCATCAACTGCCAATAAATGTTTTGCTCTCAAATATGTTTGATGTTTGTAACAATTATTATCAAATTGTAGGCTTTTGCTGTTCTATCTTGACATGATGCTTCTTAAGACTGGTTAATTTTTCATGTTAGTGAAATTTACCAAACTCTTTCCCGTTTTCAGGCTGTAATGGCCAGTGACTTCTCTGTTTCCCAGTTTCGTTTCTTGGAAAGACTTCTTGTTGTCCATGGACATTGGTGTTACAAGAGGATCGCACAGATGGTAATAACGAGGAATTGTCTGTTTCATTTTCTTGTTTTTTAAATGCTTGGCCCTCCTCTAATGCTGTACCAGTTGGGGTATTTTGGATTCAGATTTGCTATTTCTTCTACAAGAATATAGCGTTTGGCCTCACCCTCTTCTACTTCGAGGCATTTACAGGCTTTTCTGGACAATCAGTTTACGATGACTGGTACATGTTGTTGTTCAATGTTGTTCTTACCTCACTACCAGTAATGTCACTAGGAGTTTTTGAGCAAGATGTTTCTTCTGAGGTCTGCTTAGAGGTTAGTTTTGTAAAAGGCTTCTTTCATTAGCAATTCATCCATGTTAGAGTTGAGACTTGACTTAAAAGATATTGCATGTCTTGCAGTTTCCTGCAGTATATCAGCAAGGACCTAGGAATTTGTTTTTCGACTGGTACAGAATACTCGGGTGGATGGGAAATGGTCTATTGTGCTCTTTAATCATTTTCTTCATCAATATTATCATCCTGTACGACCAAGCTTTCCGTGCTGAAGGCCAGACCGCCGATTTGGCTGTCTTGGGTACAACAATGTTCACTTGCATCGTTTGGTCTCTCAATTGCCAGATTGCCCTCACAATGAGTCACTTCACATGGATCCAGCACGTCACAATATGGGGTAGCATTGCTGCTTGGTATATATTTCTCTTAATTTATGGCGCGGTATCTCCTAGAATATCTGGCAATGCCTACCAAATCCTAGTGGAAGCCCTTGCTCCCGCACCCATCTACTGGCAGACCACCCTCTTAGCCACAATCGCTTGTACCCTCCCTTACATGGCTCATATAGCTTACCAAAGATGTTTCGAGCCAGAGGATCATCATATCATCCAAGAGATCAAGTACTACAGGAAAGATGTTGAGGATCAACACATGTGGACTAGAGAACGGTCCAAGGCACGACAGAAAACTAAGATCGGGTTCACCGCACGTGTGGACGCAAAGATCAGGCAAGTCCGAGCCAAGTTGAATAAAAAACAATAGCCTTTTTTGAAGATTTTTTAGGGCCTCACCTAACATTTTTAACATTGAGCCACAATTATTTTCTTGATCTCTTTAGATTACACAAGTCCCATTGATTATACAAAGGCCTCTGGGTGCTGGGGGCaattgtattgtattgtattgtattgtgTTGTCTGTACACTACTCGACACACACATAACAAGAGTTGGTAGCCGGTGAAAATAGTCTATATCTTCATCTTTGTTACAAGTTGCCTTATCTCGGCTTGCCTGTGTAAGTCTGAAAAGATGTACAATCTTGCAAATGCTGTTGAtgtaagaagaaaaaaaaaatgaggatTTGAAGCAAGTCATCTTCCTTGTTTTCATCTAGTACACACTTGTTTTGATGTTGGCTTCTTGTATCtctgaattttattattttatacatatttttatatattaaattcatTGGAGTATTGTTTTTGATAGATCTGTACCATTCTTATTATCAGTAACTATGCTAGATGACCTGATCTTGATCAGAATAATCTGTTTAAGGCAATCTAAAGCCTCAGTAACTATGCCATGGGTCTTTAGTCTCCCCCAACTTGAGAAACTCAACCAAGAAACATTAATTTCCAAATTTCATAGATGTGGTTTTGGCTTAGGTACCAGACAagtaataaattttctttttatagCTATATATAGGATTCTGGAATTTTGATGTTGAAGAATTTTTGGACATCCCAAATCCCAAAGTTCACATAGGAAAAGACAGAGAGAGAAGAGACAAGAGAAACAAAAGTAGAGAGTAGGCAAGGATGAGATGGGATCACCTCCAACCATAGACAGCCTGGGTGTAAGTGTCCTTGATCCACCTGAAACTCTTCCTCAAATAACCTTTCATCTTGCCTTCAACAGCATAAACCTTGTAGCTAGCAACCCTTTTCTTCCTCTGCAACTCAGGGTCATTAAAGCTCCAGGTTTTGGAAGAAGACTCAAAGGAGCTTTTGCTTTTCTTCATCTTAATCTCTTTGCCAAGCTGATTTGGTTGAACAGAATTAGCATAATTAGCACTGTAACACCTCAAGTCCTGCATGTTGCTAGGCCCTCCTCCTTTACCTCCATAGTAACTCTCCATCTGCATCCCCCCATCCCTGGATGATTTGGATCTAAAATTGAAACCCTCCATCATCAAAACTAAACCAAGATTGCAAGGATGAAGATGGGAAGATGTGGCGGTGGTGGAGGAGAAAATAAATATCCTTGCCTTTACTTTACTTgccttctttttatttatttgtgaaGTTGTTGAAAACAGATGGTGATGGCCTCGGTATAATGGTATTAGTTTAGTATTATTAATTCAAGTGGGACTCCTCCAACTGTTGTCACTAGTTTAGCATGCATTGCATGGGGCAGCTAATGTTGAATGGGAATGGCCATTGATGCCCAACTTCCATGTGTTGTGCTTCATGTTTGACTAGGTCAACGAATTTGGAATTGAGAGATTGTCCAAAATTTACATCATTTTTAACTGTTCTTCATGTACTCTTCTTTCTCTTGGGGACTGCATAGCCGCCCTGGGTCCGATCTGTTCATAATTTATCAATTATTCGCaagttctcttttttttcttttataaaggttttaaaataaaatttaaattaactaatatttttttaaaaataattatagaaaaatatttcATACATTATTTTTGGATTTTTAGACTTAACAAGTAGATTGAGGATTTGACAAGCATATTATAAAatatagtaatatatatatatatatatatatatatataatatttataacacACTTTTAGAATCTAAAAACtcgataatatattaaataattgtaacacctcttaaccccaaaccgttaccggaacgaggttatgaggcattaccggacatatcagacaacttgcgaataatttacaattaatataacttttatggtataatataataattaagtccctatcttgaactctcgaagttcaaacacgtattaaaagtagaacgggacttgttcgagtattccaaaattttttttttataaaaatttcggcagcatttctgcttatttttacctaaacctcctgcaaattcaaatcaaaacaaccaacaccaatatttcacattcatataactattatttatatcattaacaaaattttaacttaataactatcatagcatcattcaaaattgattaaaaacttcattcatttaacaacttaatgttcatgtatcaaaatatcatgtactttccttactatttcatttaaccatctaaattttataaatcatccttcactacccaaagtaatatacatattcaagtgactaaacaacacctatgtacatgccacttttatccaaaagaaaatatacatcaccaaatttgtgttggagtcgggattgttTTGGATCTTGAGCgagacacttgacttctactaacctgTGCGGAAACAACCGTCtgctgagtatggatatactcgatggtattactataaatcgaGTCATATCAACAAcggtaaaaacataaatattaaaatacctaacaattaatgtcatatgtactaattcataaatcaatgtattttctcaaacttaaatttatatcacttatgaatatacatttcatacttttctcttattatcacaattccaatttcaattcgtaattcttctcatttcaatgcctcaaattcacatttcaatttttcaccctattaacgtaactcgtactttggcggatacacggatccaaccaaacacaccaatatggcacccagtgcctcatcggatagtacctcatcgaatctatccgaagaaatatagtgacacccagtgtctcatcgactcgaggtcgaagtatccctgaacacttccaatcctatggcatgccaactatatccgactcagcccgactagttaatagggtattcaattcactttctcaatcctatatcactttcaattcacaattcaaatcaccaatcatttttcaatcaatacacttttcaaataattacatattccataattcacttattcaattcaatttgattcaatttgcatcactttcattttcactcaatattcatatcaatttcacatacttacctcaagtcttacttaccatacataacaataaaaattcagcaatcaataataattaaaattcaaattatagtaatacacacgtaattctccgttttagtcctcgatgactttctcctttcctttcgatctTGATGCTtgggttctttgttggctactgaaaataataatttataatcatcaatacaacatgattcaatttaattcatgggcctaaacatgcaaatttaaccatttttaatgtatatatataatttcaccattaagctgtctacttgagtcattattactaaattatttatatcttgagctacaaaattccaaattaatatccgtaaatttttcttaaaactagactcatatatcttctaaccataaaatttccagaatttttggtctagtcattagtacagtttattcgttaaatactccctgttatttcatttgacagttctgacctctctctactaaaaataaattatctcattgtacagaactcgaacaaggttcttgtttatttattttgaaactagattcattaaggagttcacatatataaattacactccataataatttttgtacaatttttaattattttccaaatttaaaacagggcatctcgaaatcaccccgaaccagtcttacaaaatttcaaatatctcttgattcatcaattcattgcttacactatttatact contains these protein-coding regions:
- the LOC108459893 gene encoding probable phospholipid-transporting ATPase 4; the encoded protein is MARGRIRAKLRKSHLYSFCLFRSSGSGGQSIGGPGFSRTVYCNEPQVLNQKPYRSNSISTTKYNFFSFLPKALYEQFHRVANLYFLGCAIASLTPLSPFSPVSMIAPLVFVVGLSMAKEGLEDWRRFMQDREVNSRKVHVHNEEGGFGKKTWEDVRVGDVVKVEKDQFFPADLLQLSSNYEDGICYVETMNLDGETNLKAKKALEATLGLDEDDNFNNFKGIIKCEDPNPSLYTFVGNLEYEGKVYAIDPTQILLRDSKLRNTEFVYGVVIFTGHDSKVMQNSTRSPSKRSRVEKKMDYIIYVLFSVLLVISLISSFGFAVEIKYSMPVWWFMRPQDADEYYSPQKPVISGLSHMVTALMLYGYLIPISLYVSIEVVKVLQATFINQDIQMYDEDTGIPAQARTSNLNEELGQVDTILSDKTGTLTCNQMDFLKCSIAGIPYGVSPSEVELAAAEQMANDQEDQGELKTLVASKKENAHKSPIKGFNFEDNRLMNGNWLKEPTAERIMLFCRILAVCHTAIPELNEETGNYTYEAESPDEGSFLVAARELGFEFFQRTQSSVFVREKYTASGKPIEREYKILNVLEFTSKRKRMTVIVRDEEGQILLLCKGADSIIFDRLAKDGKLYLEDTTRHLNEYGEAGLRTLALAYRKLEESEYTAWNNEFQKAKTSIGADRDANLENAAEMMERDLFLVGATAVEDKLQKGVPQCIDKLAQAGLKLWVLTGDKMETAINIGFACSLLRQGMKQICITESGSEDKQEVKEDILKQITNGLEMIKQENDPHAAFALIIDGKTLAYALEDDMKLKFLGLAVECASVICCRVSPKQKALVTRLVKQGTGKTTLAIGDGANDVGMIQEADIGVGISGVEGMQAVMASDFSVSQFRFLERLLVVHGHWCYKRIAQMICYFFYKNIAFGLTLFYFEAFTGFSGQSVYDDWYMLLFNVVLTSLPVMSLGVFEQDVSSEVCLEFPAVYQQGPRNLFFDWYRILGWMGNGLLCSLIIFFINIIILYDQAFRAEGQTADLAVLGTTMFTCIVWSLNCQIALTMSHFTWIQHVTIWGSIAAWYIFLLIYGAVSPRISGNAYQILVEALAPAPIYWQTTLLATIACTLPYMAHIAYQRCFEPEDHHIIQEIKYYRKDVEDQHMWTRERSKARQKTKIGFTARVDAKIRQVRAKLNKKQ
- the LOC108459529 gene encoding uncharacterized protein LOC108459529 isoform X1, with the protein product MMEGFNFRSKSSRDGGMQMESYYGGKGGGPSNMQDLRCYSANYANSVQPNQLGKEIKMKKSKSSFESSSKTWSFNDPELQRKKRVASYKVYAVEGKMKGYLRKSFRWIKDTYTQAVYGWSICKIVHLFRLTQASRDKATCNKDEDIDYFHRLPTLVMCVSSSVQTTQYNTIQYNCPQHPEAFV
- the LOC108459529 gene encoding uncharacterized protein LOC108459529 isoform X2 — protein: MMEGFNFRSKSSRDGGMQMESYYGGKGGGPSNMQDLRCYSANYANSVQPNQLGKEIKMKKSKSSFESSSKTWSFNDPELQRKKRVASYKVYAVEGKMKGYLRKSFRWIKDTYTQAVYGWRRESIMC